The following proteins come from a genomic window of Leptolyngbya iicbica LK:
- a CDS encoding Uma2 family endonuclease: MTLSLAPFKTRDRYQHQYNATWQDYVAVRDSDAIDWQKIAFDEGWLWIDMGSEGPNHASLSDLITIIIGFWAFLHPDTPLQSYGRCLIEHPDTQACAPDLVLYRGDDIPRWQSGEPRRIVAPSQRLPDLVGEISDTTLSLDLDEQKQLYAKLQIPEYWVVDVKGLRLFAFGLTPAGVYEPIQTSQVLAGLAIDLVEQAIERSMTETNTAAANWVMTQWRSQQ, encoded by the coding sequence ATGACCCTGTCCCTCGCCCCGTTCAAGACCCGCGATCGCTATCAGCATCAGTACAACGCCACTTGGCAAGACTATGTGGCAGTGCGCGATAGTGACGCGATCGACTGGCAAAAAATCGCTTTTGACGAAGGATGGTTGTGGATTGATATGGGATCAGAAGGGCCAAACCACGCTTCTTTGAGTGACTTAATTACTATCATCATTGGCTTTTGGGCCTTTCTGCATCCAGATACGCCGCTGCAATCCTATGGGCGATGCTTGATTGAGCATCCTGATACCCAAGCCTGCGCCCCTGATCTGGTGCTCTATCGAGGGGATGACATACCGCGTTGGCAAAGTGGGGAACCGCGCCGGATCGTCGCACCCAGCCAGCGCCTGCCGGACTTGGTCGGCGAAATATCTGACACGACCCTGAGCCTTGATTTAGACGAGCAAAAGCAACTGTATGCCAAATTGCAGATCCCTGAATATTGGGTGGTAGATGTCAAAGGTTTACGACTCTTTGCGTTTGGCCTCACGCCTGCCGGTGTTTACGAACCGATTCAGACGTCACAAGTGCTGGCTGGACTCGCCATCGACTTAGTCGAGCAGGCGATAGAGCGATCTATGACGGAGACCAACACTGCCGCCGCCAACTGGGTGATGACTCAGTGGCGATCGCAGCAGTAG
- a CDS encoding response regulator — MQDPSAPRLILVLQSDPAHVSVIRDVLAHHELQPQLVAIADPQAALDYLHRQGEYATAQRPDLILLDLELGHNAEGMAGASNGYELLATIKGDARLRRIPIIVLTLSDCPDDIFNTYAIQGNCYVIHPSDRDQLTHILRRIEDFWLNIVTLPQE; from the coding sequence ATGCAGGATCCGTCCGCCCCGCGCCTGATCTTAGTGCTACAGTCCGATCCCGCCCATGTCAGCGTGATTCGAGACGTGCTCGCCCATCATGAACTGCAGCCGCAATTGGTGGCGATCGCCGACCCCCAAGCCGCCCTCGACTATTTGCATCGCCAGGGCGAGTACGCCACGGCCCAGCGCCCCGACCTGATTTTGCTGGATTTGGAGTTAGGCCACAACGCCGAGGGCATGGCCGGGGCCAGCAACGGTTATGAGCTTTTAGCGACCATCAAAGGCGATGCGCGATTGCGCCGCATCCCCATCATCGTGCTGACCCTCTCGGACTGTCCTGACGACATTTTCAACACTTACGCCATTCAGGGTAATTGCTATGTGATTCACCCCAGCGATCGCGACCAACTCACCCACATCTTGCGCCGCATTGAAGATTTTTGGCTCAACATTGTGACCCTGCCCCAGGAGTGA
- a CDS encoding ATP-binding protein has protein sequence MNSQALQISDRSLASLKQPAINTLTQVQPHGAILVLKEPDMTVLQISRNVSKLFGRPAEDLVGKPLEDILDSYQADLFLRALAADNLDLMNPAKVWVRRQGDDYGVFDAIVHRSADGFLVLELEPALMQENIPFLGFYHLAKVSINQLEAGAKLNQFFQMIVEEVRKVTGFDRVMLYRFDQDGHGEVMAEDKIADLESYMGLHFPESDIPAPARKMFVSNWIRTIPDATAEPVDLYPEVNPVTNRPTDLIQSILRSPYPCHLKYLENMGVGSSLTISLMKDQKLWGLIACHHRTPRQIPYELRKACEFLGRMIFSEIANREEEADTNYRMQLSQTQALLIDAMSREDSFIDALVQGDPNLLDLAKASGAAICFNGRWTTLGLTPNEEELTYLAQWLSNNVSEDVYYTDSLPRIYFEAERFKDIASGLLAIPISKRSFILWFRPEVIQTVNWGGDPNNAYHFEGTQDDPQLCPRQSFALWKETVQLKSLPWQPVEIRSVLEFRKAVVNIVLRQAEELALLAQDLERSNAELKKFAYVASHDLQEPLNQVANYVQLLEMRYDDALDDDAKDFINFAVDGVGLMQTLIDDVLAYSKVDVKGIECALTNVEESLTQAIANLRGRIAETQATVTYDKMPTMVADGTQLMQLFQNLIGNAIKFRRADVAPQIHIGVERTEESWRFSVKDNGIGLDPQFGDRIFVIFQRLHTRDEYPGSGMGLAICKKIVECHRGQIWVESALGEGANFCFTLPVGGLDASHANRWKTQNYLFSGR, from the coding sequence ATGAACAGCCAAGCCCTACAGATCAGCGATCGCAGTTTAGCCAGCCTCAAGCAACCGGCGATCAACACTCTGACCCAAGTGCAGCCCCACGGGGCTATTCTCGTGCTCAAAGAGCCAGACATGACGGTGCTGCAAATTAGCCGCAACGTTTCTAAGCTATTCGGTCGACCCGCCGAAGACCTGGTCGGCAAGCCTTTGGAAGATATTTTGGATTCCTATCAGGCCGATCTCTTCCTCCGGGCTCTTGCTGCCGACAATCTGGATTTGATGAACCCCGCTAAGGTTTGGGTGCGGCGTCAAGGGGATGATTATGGCGTCTTTGATGCGATCGTGCATCGCAGTGCGGACGGCTTTTTAGTGCTGGAACTTGAGCCCGCACTCATGCAAGAAAATATTCCCTTTTTGGGCTTTTATCATCTCGCCAAAGTCTCCATTAATCAGTTGGAAGCGGGTGCAAAGCTCAACCAGTTTTTCCAAATGATTGTGGAAGAAGTGCGTAAGGTGACGGGGTTCGATCGCGTCATGCTGTATCGCTTTGACCAGGATGGTCACGGCGAAGTGATGGCCGAGGACAAAATTGCCGACCTGGAATCCTACATGGGGCTGCACTTCCCCGAGTCCGACATCCCCGCTCCGGCCCGCAAGATGTTCGTCTCCAACTGGATTCGCACCATCCCCGACGCCACTGCCGAGCCAGTTGACCTCTATCCCGAAGTGAACCCGGTCACCAACCGCCCCACCGATCTCATCCAATCGATTTTGCGGAGCCCCTACCCCTGTCACCTGAAGTATTTGGAAAATATGGGTGTGGGTTCATCCCTCACCATTTCGTTGATGAAGGACCAGAAGCTTTGGGGACTGATTGCCTGTCACCATCGCACGCCCCGCCAAATCCCTTATGAATTGCGGAAAGCCTGTGAATTTTTGGGCCGCATGATTTTCTCTGAGATCGCCAACCGCGAAGAAGAGGCCGACACCAACTACCGGATGCAGCTCTCGCAAACCCAGGCCTTGCTGATTGATGCGATGTCGCGAGAGGACAGCTTCATCGACGCTCTCGTACAGGGGGATCCCAATCTGCTGGATTTGGCGAAGGCGAGCGGGGCGGCCATTTGTTTCAACGGGCGGTGGACCACCCTCGGGCTGACTCCCAACGAAGAAGAACTGACCTATTTGGCGCAGTGGCTCAGCAACAACGTCTCCGAAGACGTGTATTACACCGACTCCCTACCGCGCATCTACTTCGAGGCCGAGCGCTTTAAGGACATTGCCAGTGGCTTGCTGGCGATTCCGATTTCCAAACGCAGCTTCATTCTGTGGTTCCGGCCTGAGGTGATTCAAACGGTGAATTGGGGCGGCGATCCGAACAATGCGTACCACTTTGAGGGCACCCAAGACGACCCGCAGCTGTGTCCGCGCCAGTCCTTTGCCCTGTGGAAAGAGACCGTGCAGCTGAAGTCGCTGCCCTGGCAGCCAGTGGAAATTCGCAGCGTGTTGGAATTCCGCAAAGCAGTCGTCAACATTGTGCTGCGGCAGGCGGAGGAATTGGCGCTGCTGGCCCAAGACCTGGAGCGGTCTAACGCGGAGCTGAAGAAATTTGCCTACGTCGCGTCTCACGATTTGCAGGAGCCGCTGAATCAGGTGGCGAACTACGTGCAACTGCTGGAAATGCGCTATGACGACGCCCTGGATGACGACGCCAAGGACTTCATCAACTTCGCGGTGGATGGTGTGGGCCTGATGCAGACGTTGATTGATGACGTGCTGGCCTATTCCAAAGTGGATGTGAAGGGTATTGAGTGTGCCTTGACCAATGTGGAAGAGTCGCTGACCCAGGCGATCGCCAACCTGCGGGGCCGCATTGCGGAAACTCAGGCCACGGTCACCTACGACAAGATGCCGACGATGGTGGCGGACGGTACGCAGCTGATGCAGCTGTTCCAAAATCTGATTGGCAACGCCATCAAGTTCCGGCGGGCGGATGTCGCGCCCCAAATTCACATTGGGGTGGAGCGCACGGAGGAATCCTGGCGGTTTAGCGTCAAAGACAATGGCATTGGGTTGGATCCGCAGTTCGGCGATCGCATTTTTGTGATCTTCCAACGTCTGCACACCCGCGATGAATATCCGGGCTCGGGCATGGGGCTGGCCATCTGCAAAAAAATTGTGGAATGCCACCGGGGACAAATCTGGGTCGAGTCGGCCCTGGGAGAAGGTGCCAACTTCTGCTTTACGCTGCCTGTGGGAGGTCTCGATGCCAGCCATGCCAACCGATGGAAGACGCAAAACTATCTTTTTAGTGGAAGATAA
- a CDS encoding response regulator has product MPTDGRRKTIFLVEDNRGDIRLIQEALKSTAVDCEVAIARDGVEAMTYLRREGDFAEATLPDLILLDLNLPRKDGREVLADIKADPNLRHIPVVVLTTSRNEEDIFNSYDLHVNCYISKSRNLKQLFQIVRGIEEFWLETVALPYTDP; this is encoded by the coding sequence ATGCCAACCGATGGAAGACGCAAAACTATCTTTTTAGTGGAAGATAATCGCGGCGATATTCGGCTGATTCAAGAAGCGCTGAAAAGTACCGCCGTGGATTGTGAGGTAGCGATCGCCCGCGACGGCGTCGAGGCCATGACTTATCTGCGGCGCGAGGGCGACTTTGCTGAGGCCACCCTCCCCGACCTGATTTTGCTGGACTTAAATCTGCCCCGCAAAGACGGTCGGGAGGTGCTGGCCGACATCAAAGCCGATCCCAATTTGCGCCACATTCCGGTGGTGGTGTTGACCACCTCACGCAACGAGGAGGACATCTTCAACAGCTATGACCTGCATGTGAACTGCTACATCTCGAAATCGCGCAACCTCAAACAACTGTTTCAGATTGTGCGCGGCATCGAGGAATTTTGGCTGGAAACCGTCGCGTTGCCTTACACCGATCCCTAA
- a CDS encoding hybrid sensor histidine kinase/response regulator, translating into MCPIENILLIEDNRAEARLLQETLKGSVLHQAQVAAVTRLTEGIEHCRSHPVDVIMLDLTLPDSYGLASLDKLQTQVPQVPVVVLTNTNDDALAVEAVRRGAQDYLVKRQVNQELLVRSLRYAIERQQIEEALREANETLEQRVQRRTAQLENANQLLRQEILERQHFQERLVLAQRAAKMGTFEWNLSNGEVIWSPELETLYGMAAGAFQDNYDRWLQTLHPDDRPDIELALQQALTDQKPLETEFRIVRRDDTTRWISVQSKVFFSDSGEPQRIVGIHRDVTENKDLQAQFLRAQRLESLGTLASGIAHDLNNILTPILGVTQLLPLKFPDLPDSTQQLLDTLESSARRGSSLIKQILSFARGVEGKRITLQLSHILQEIRLIVNQTLPKSIEISLGLEPHLWPVVGDVTQLHQVFMNLCVNARDAMPEGGSLRIEGCNVQFDEVTAGEFLAAQPGPYVRVTVADTGKGIPPEIVSRIFDPFFTTKEIGKGTGLGLSAVMGIVQSHGGFVDVKSEVNQGSQFAVYLPASREAAIAPDDNTNLLAGHQETILVVDDEAAIRSVMATVLELNHYQVLTAENGTAALDLYQDQWRTIDLVLIDMMMPGMDGATLMPLLQHWNPHLKAIATSGVNAYQTSDLTTHLGFCDFLAKPFNTPDLLTMLRRHLDE; encoded by the coding sequence ATGTGTCCTATTGAGAACATTCTGCTGATTGAAGATAACCGGGCAGAGGCGCGGCTGCTCCAAGAAACGTTGAAAGGGAGTGTGCTGCATCAAGCTCAGGTCGCTGCGGTGACGCGCCTGACCGAAGGCATTGAGCATTGCCGCAGCCATCCGGTCGATGTCATCATGCTGGATCTGACCCTGCCTGACAGCTATGGCCTGGCGTCGCTGGATAAGCTGCAAACCCAAGTGCCCCAGGTGCCCGTCGTTGTGCTGACGAACACCAACGACGACGCGCTAGCGGTGGAAGCGGTGCGGCGGGGGGCGCAAGACTATTTGGTGAAACGCCAGGTGAATCAAGAGCTGCTGGTGCGATCGCTGCGGTATGCGATCGAGCGCCAGCAAATTGAAGAAGCCCTGCGGGAGGCTAATGAAACCCTGGAACAACGGGTGCAAAGGCGCACGGCCCAGCTAGAAAACGCCAACCAACTGCTGCGGCAAGAGATTTTGGAACGACAGCATTTTCAAGAGCGCTTGGTGCTGGCTCAACGCGCCGCCAAGATGGGCACCTTTGAGTGGAATTTGAGCAACGGTGAGGTGATCTGGTCGCCAGAACTCGAAACCCTCTACGGGATGGCGGCGGGCGCATTTCAGGACAACTACGATCGCTGGCTGCAAACCCTACATCCCGACGATCGCCCCGACATCGAGTTGGCCCTCCAGCAAGCCCTTACCGACCAAAAGCCCTTGGAGACGGAATTTCGGATTGTGCGCCGCGACGACACCACTCGGTGGATTAGCGTACAAAGCAAGGTCTTTTTTAGCGACAGTGGCGAACCCCAGCGCATCGTTGGCATTCACCGCGATGTCACCGAAAACAAAGACCTGCAAGCGCAATTTCTCCGCGCCCAACGGCTCGAAAGTCTCGGCACCCTGGCCAGCGGCATTGCCCACGATTTGAACAATATCCTGACCCCGATCTTGGGCGTCACCCAACTGCTCCCCCTCAAATTTCCGGATCTGCCGGACTCGACCCAGCAGTTACTCGACACGCTGGAATCCAGCGCGCGGCGGGGGAGTTCGCTGATCAAGCAAATTCTCTCGTTTGCCCGCGGGGTCGAAGGCAAGCGCATCACCCTCCAGCTGTCCCATATTCTGCAAGAAATTCGGCTGATCGTGAACCAGACGCTGCCCAAATCCATCGAAATTTCCCTGGGGTTGGAGCCCCACCTGTGGCCCGTGGTGGGGGATGTGACCCAGCTGCACCAGGTCTTTATGAATTTGTGCGTCAATGCCCGTGACGCCATGCCGGAGGGCGGTAGCCTGCGCATCGAGGGCTGCAATGTGCAGTTTGACGAGGTGACGGCGGGCGAGTTTTTAGCAGCCCAACCGGGGCCTTATGTGCGCGTCACCGTTGCCGATACCGGCAAGGGCATTCCGCCCGAAATTGTCTCCCGCATTTTTGACCCGTTTTTCACCACTAAAGAGATTGGCAAGGGCACGGGCCTGGGCTTGTCGGCGGTGATGGGCATTGTGCAAAGTCACGGGGGCTTTGTAGATGTCAAAAGTGAGGTCAATCAGGGCAGTCAGTTTGCGGTGTATCTGCCCGCTAGCCGGGAAGCGGCGATCGCCCCCGACGACAATACCAATCTGCTCGCGGGCCATCAGGAGACTATTCTGGTGGTGGATGATGAAGCGGCCATTCGCTCGGTGATGGCGACGGTGTTAGAGCTCAACCACTATCAGGTGCTCACCGCTGAGAATGGGACCGCCGCGCTGGATCTGTATCAAGACCAGTGGCGCACCATTGATCTGGTGCTGATCGACATGATGATGCCGGGGATGGATGGCGCGACGCTCATGCCCCTGCTGCAACATTGGAATCCTCACCTGAAGGCGATCGCCACTAGCGGCGTCAATGCTTACCAAACCTCTGATTTAACCACTCATCTCGGCTTTTGTGATTTCCTAGCCAAGCCGTTCAACACGCCCGACCTGCTGACGATGCTGCGCCGCCATTTAGATGAGTGA
- a CDS encoding 4-hydroxyphenylpyruvate dioxygenase family protein — MDFEYLHLFVHNAAVWRDWFVKTLDFAAIAAPTWQAFGELAVQRDRILILLSSPGSGRREVSHFLHHYAEGVGDVALRVRDLDAIAARLQRLGVPLTAPISTEVTAAGPLRWCRISGWGSLTHTLIERPADPPRSPVWTPPRPIALPWLAIDHAVLNVPEGELLAAATWYEKCLGFQPEQQFVIQTPRSGLRSLVLKHPDGDATLPINEPTSDNSQVQEFITQHRGAGIQHAALKTADLVTTIAELRRRQVQFLSVPASYYQQLPNRAGFWRAAGDWAAIAQQQILVDWPADSPQSRLLQTFTQPLFERPTFFWEFIERQSAPTPTGQRPADGFGEGNFQALFEAIEREQQSRGSLG; from the coding sequence ATGGATTTTGAGTATTTGCATCTCTTTGTGCACAATGCGGCGGTTTGGCGGGACTGGTTTGTCAAAACGCTCGATTTTGCCGCGATCGCCGCGCCGACGTGGCAAGCTTTTGGCGAGTTGGCCGTGCAGCGCGATCGCATCCTCATTTTGCTCTCGTCACCGGGCTCGGGCCGTCGCGAGGTCTCGCACTTTCTCCACCACTATGCCGAGGGGGTAGGCGATGTGGCCTTGCGGGTGCGCGATTTGGACGCGATCGCGGCGCGGCTCCAGCGCTTGGGCGTCCCGTTAACAGCTCCCATCAGCACTGAAGTGACGGCGGCGGGGCCGCTACGGTGGTGTCGCATTTCGGGCTGGGGTAGCCTGACCCACACCCTCATTGAGCGTCCCGCCGACCCGCCGCGATCGCCCGTTTGGACTCCCCCCCGACCCATCGCGTTGCCCTGGCTGGCGATCGACCATGCCGTGCTGAATGTGCCGGAGGGCGAACTTTTGGCGGCGGCCACCTGGTACGAAAAGTGTCTGGGCTTCCAGCCGGAGCAGCAATTTGTGATCCAAACGCCGCGATCGGGCCTGCGCAGTCTGGTGCTCAAACACCCCGACGGCGATGCCACCCTGCCCATCAACGAGCCCACCTCCGACAATTCCCAAGTGCAAGAATTTATCACCCAACATCGGGGCGCGGGCATTCAACATGCGGCCCTCAAAACCGCCGACTTGGTGACCACCATTGCCGAGCTGCGACGACGGCAGGTGCAGTTTTTGTCGGTGCCCGCCAGCTATTATCAGCAGTTGCCGAACCGGGCCGGGTTTTGGCGTGCAGCGGGGGATTGGGCCGCGATCGCCCAGCAACAAATTCTGGTGGATTGGCCCGCCGACTCCCCCCAGTCTCGCCTGCTGCAAACCTTTACCCAGCCCCTCTTCGAGCGGCCCACCTTCTTTTGGGAATTCATTGAGCGGCAGTCGGCCCCCACCCCCACGGGTCAGCGCCCCGCCGATGGCTTTGGGGAAGGGAATTTTCAGGCGTTGTTTGAAGCGATCGAGCGGGAGCAGCAGTCACGGGGCAGTTTGGGATAA
- a CDS encoding TIR domain-containing protein: MPDSPAPESYAYDVFISYSTQDKDWVRGELLRRLEDAKLRVCIDYRDFERGAPTLEEIERAANTSRKTLLVLTPNYLESDWTLFERYLLQTKDPVNRKRRLLPLLKEPCELPTSIDFLTYIDFATPDDIIFAWTQLFTALGKSPQPIAADQSPTPSGWLLAHPYGMPPNFTGRQAELGLLDEWLAGESTPALLVLRALGGFGKSALTWCWLTERVAAGQWPQVVWWSFYETSASFDAFLYETLGYLTGREPGPSKREQLNELLRLVQERRVLLVLDGFERELRAYSGMGAAYQGDEPADPTLREEPSSTSPLPVLGEGPGVRADSGRDCVNPLAEDFLRGVASLPGVRGRVLMSTRLRPRAVEISSREVLQGCREVELTQLQPEDAVAFFWKQGIRGTRAEIAQICGAYGYHPLSLRLLAGFILDDFEYPGDVKAAASLDLTGDLVQRRNHVLARSYENLSEAARQLLGRIACFRGPVQIVVLAQVGQFGDAVGAHGRAPLQKLLRDLVTRGLLQFDGPTRRFDLHPIVRRYAYDRMARPERTAAHAQLRDYFEAVPQPERVGTMADLEPVIELYHHMVRAGQYDEAQRLFQERLDQPTYYQLGAYQLQIELLRALFPDGENCLPKLSNEGSCSRTLNDLACVYSFSGQPERAVPLFEQATEIYERREDKGNWAIALGNLAHMAQLPIGALQAAEANLRRRIALCQEIEDEFREAIAHQELGRLLTYRGNWAESATELDQALAIFEQQSYVQGQGIIWAYRALAALLKERAGEASAAATALAAAQRALDLADETARTQFPYERDYVRSHWLLGAAHRFNGDRAQSDTHLSEALTRCRTINAIYDEADILLDLARLRAAQGQGDAALRLAQEALLITERTGYSLQGADVRLFLGQQALQQGDRAAALGHARQARELASCDGGEYVYRVAFDEAGALLRELGERVGE; the protein is encoded by the coding sequence ATGCCCGATTCCCCCGCCCCAGAGTCTTACGCATACGACGTGTTTATCTCTTACAGTACCCAGGACAAGGATTGGGTGCGGGGCGAACTGCTCAGACGACTGGAAGACGCAAAGCTCCGGGTCTGCATTGACTACCGGGACTTTGAACGGGGAGCCCCGACGCTAGAGGAAATTGAACGAGCGGCAAATACCAGCCGTAAGACGCTCCTCGTCTTAACGCCCAATTACTTGGAAAGTGACTGGACATTGTTTGAGCGGTATTTGCTGCAAACTAAGGATCCTGTGAATCGTAAACGCAGGCTGTTACCGCTGTTAAAAGAGCCCTGTGAGCTGCCAACCAGCATCGATTTCCTGACCTACATCGATTTTGCGACCCCGGACGACATTATCTTTGCCTGGACGCAACTGTTCACCGCTTTGGGAAAATCCCCACAACCTATAGCCGCTGATCAATCACCAACCCCGAGTGGCTGGTTACTGGCACACCCCTATGGCATGCCGCCAAACTTTACGGGGCGACAGGCGGAGCTGGGGCTACTGGATGAGTGGCTGGCGGGGGAGAGTACCCCGGCGCTGTTGGTGTTGCGGGCGCTGGGGGGCTTTGGCAAGAGTGCGCTGACGTGGTGTTGGCTGACGGAGCGGGTAGCGGCGGGGCAGTGGCCGCAGGTGGTGTGGTGGAGCTTTTATGAAACGTCGGCGAGCTTTGACGCTTTTTTATACGAGACGCTGGGATATTTGACGGGGCGGGAGCCGGGACCGAGCAAGCGGGAGCAGTTGAATGAACTGTTGAGGCTGGTTCAGGAGCGGCGGGTGCTGCTGGTGCTGGATGGGTTTGAGCGGGAGTTGCGGGCGTATAGCGGCATGGGGGCGGCGTATCAGGGGGATGAGCCTGCGGATCCCACCCTTCGGGAAGAGCCAAGCTCTACCTCCCCTCTCCCAGTTTTGGGAGAGGGGCCGGGGGTGAGGGCTGACTCGGGGCGGGACTGTGTGAATCCGTTGGCGGAGGATTTTTTGCGGGGGGTGGCGAGTTTGCCGGGGGTGCGGGGCCGGGTGCTGATGTCGACGCGGCTGCGGCCACGGGCGGTGGAAATCTCGTCGCGGGAAGTGCTGCAGGGCTGTCGGGAGGTGGAGCTGACGCAGCTGCAGCCGGAGGATGCGGTGGCGTTTTTCTGGAAGCAGGGGATTCGGGGGACGCGGGCAGAGATTGCACAGATTTGTGGGGCGTATGGCTATCACCCGCTGAGTTTGCGGCTGCTGGCGGGTTTCATTTTGGATGATTTTGAATATCCGGGAGATGTGAAGGCGGCGGCGAGCCTGGATTTGACGGGGGATCTGGTGCAGCGGCGGAATCATGTGCTGGCGCGATCGTATGAGAATTTGTCGGAGGCGGCGCGGCAGCTATTGGGGCGGATTGCCTGTTTTCGGGGGCCGGTGCAAATTGTCGTGCTGGCGCAGGTGGGGCAATTTGGGGATGCCGTAGGGGCGCACGGCCGTGCGCCCCTACAGAAATTGTTGCGGGATTTGGTGACGCGGGGGCTGTTGCAGTTTGATGGGCCGACGCGGCGGTTTGACCTGCACCCGATTGTGCGGCGCTATGCCTATGACCGCATGGCGAGGCCCGAGCGCACGGCAGCCCATGCGCAACTGCGAGACTACTTTGAGGCGGTGCCGCAACCGGAGCGGGTGGGGACGATGGCGGATCTGGAGCCGGTGATTGAGCTGTATCACCATATGGTGCGAGCAGGGCAGTATGACGAGGCGCAGAGACTGTTTCAAGAGCGTCTTGATCAGCCTACCTATTACCAACTTGGAGCCTACCAGCTTCAGATCGAATTACTGAGAGCCCTATTTCCTGACGGAGAAAACTGCCTTCCGAAATTAAGTAATGAAGGCTCCTGTAGTAGAACCTTAAACGACTTAGCCTGTGTCTACAGCTTCAGCGGTCAGCCTGAGAGGGCGGTGCCGTTGTTTGAGCAGGCAACAGAAATTTATGAGCGGCGGGAGGATAAGGGAAATTGGGCGATCGCCCTCGGCAACCTGGCTCACATGGCGCAACTCCCCATCGGTGCCCTCCAAGCTGCAGAGGCCAACCTGCGCCGCCGCATCGCCCTCTGCCAGGAGATTGAGGATGAGTTCAGGGAGGCGATCGCTCACCAAGAACTGGGCCGACTGCTAACCTACCGAGGCAATTGGGCCGAATCCGCCACTGAGCTCGACCAAGCGCTGGCGATATTCGAGCAGCAGAGCTACGTTCAGGGTCAGGGTATTATCTGGGCTTACCGTGCCCTCGCTGCCCTGCTCAAGGAGCGGGCGGGGGAAGCATCTGCTGCGGCTACGGCATTGGCCGCCGCCCAGCGCGCCCTCGACCTCGCCGATGAAACGGCCCGCACTCAATTTCCGTATGAGCGAGACTACGTGCGATCGCACTGGCTGCTGGGGGCGGCCCACCGCTTCAATGGCGACCGGGCCCAGAGCGACACCCACCTCAGCGAGGCTCTCACCCGCTGCCGCACCATTAATGCAATTTATGACGAAGCCGATATTCTGCTCGATCTGGCGCGGTTGCGGGCCGCGCAGGGGCAGGGTGACGCGGCGCTACGGCTGGCCCAGGAGGCGCTGCTGATTACGGAGCGCACCGGCTACAGTCTGCAAGGGGCGGATGTGCGGCTATTTTTGGGGCAGCAGGCGTTGCAGCAGGGCGATAGGGCGGCGGCGTTGGGGCACGCGCGGCAGGCGCGGGAGCTGGCAAGCTGTGATGGCGGCGAGTATGTGTATCGCGTGGCGTTTGATGAGGCGGGGGCGTTGTTGCGGGAGTTGGGAGAGAGGGTGGGGGAGTAG